In Novosphingobium sp. MMS21-SN21R, a single genomic region encodes these proteins:
- a CDS encoding COX15/CtaA family protein — protein MTVVSSPATRTNALALARWLFVVAFMVVAIVVVGGITRLTESGVSITEWKPVSGTIPPITDAQWQAEFDAYRATPQYQLVNGPAGMTIATYKFIFFWEWVHRLLARTIGLVFAAPLAWFWIKDRIPQGYKPRLLALLALGAAQGAVGWWMVKSGIVNDVKVSHFRLATHLLVALFTLGGLVWTALDLIALAKGERRARLGGLGALALAALVIQLFYGALVAGLRAGTSAGAGWFSMDAWPLMQGSFYPDGVDWTLGAGHAVLSDVFLVHFIHRWWAWVVVAVLVAVARKLRKTDRKASVVLHAVFGTQVLLGIFTVWSGVSIWIAVLHQLVGAVLLATTVWSAHILGTRR, from the coding sequence ATGACCGTAGTTTCATCGCCTGCCACCCGCACGAACGCGCTGGCGCTCGCACGCTGGCTGTTCGTCGTCGCCTTCATGGTCGTCGCCATAGTGGTCGTCGGCGGCATCACGCGCCTGACCGAATCAGGTGTTTCGATCACCGAATGGAAGCCGGTTTCGGGCACGATCCCGCCGATCACCGATGCACAATGGCAGGCCGAGTTCGACGCTTATCGCGCCACGCCGCAATACCAGCTGGTCAACGGCCCGGCAGGGATGACCATCGCCACCTACAAGTTCATCTTCTTCTGGGAATGGGTCCACCGCCTTCTCGCGCGGACGATCGGACTCGTCTTTGCCGCGCCGCTCGCATGGTTCTGGATCAAGGACCGCATCCCGCAGGGCTACAAGCCGCGTTTGCTGGCCCTGCTGGCGCTGGGCGCGGCGCAGGGCGCAGTCGGCTGGTGGATGGTCAAGTCGGGCATCGTCAATGATGTGAAGGTCAGCCACTTCCGCCTTGCCACGCACCTGCTGGTCGCGTTGTTCACCCTTGGCGGCCTTGTGTGGACTGCGCTCGATCTGATCGCACTGGCTAAGGGCGAGCGGCGGGCAAGGCTCGGCGGCCTTGGCGCGCTGGCGCTGGCGGCGCTGGTGATCCAACTGTTTTACGGCGCACTTGTGGCTGGTCTGCGCGCGGGCACCTCGGCAGGCGCGGGCTGGTTCAGCATGGACGCCTGGCCGCTGATGCAGGGCAGCTTCTACCCCGACGGCGTCGACTGGACGCTGGGCGCTGGCCACGCCGTCCTGTCCGACGTGTTCCTCGTCCACTTCATCCACCGCTGGTGGGCATGGGTGGTCGTCGCGGTGCTGGTGGCGGTCGCGCGCAAGCTGCGCAAGACAGACCGCAAGGCATCGGTCGTGCTGCACGCTGTGTTCGGCACGCAAGTCCTGCTCGGCATCTTCACCGTGTGGAGCGGAGTCAGTATCTGGATCGCGGTCCTGCACCAGTTGGTGGGTGCGGTGTTGCTCGCCACTACGGTGTGGAGCGCCCATATTCTGGGCACGCGGCGGTAG
- a CDS encoding MerC domain-containing protein, whose amino-acid sequence MSDTMLALRARLDRIGVLLSGLCLIHCVAGIFLVGMLGLGGTALLNPDIHRWGLAFALVIGAATIGIGALRHGRFLPLAVGGTGLGLMAGAVAVGHGNAEVVLTVCGVILVAGAHLLNIRGAH is encoded by the coding sequence ATGAGTGACACCATGCTTGCCTTGCGTGCCCGGCTGGACCGGATCGGCGTGCTCCTTTCGGGGTTGTGCCTGATTCACTGTGTCGCGGGCATCTTCCTCGTCGGTATGCTCGGGCTTGGCGGCACTGCGCTGCTCAACCCCGACATCCACCGCTGGGGCCTTGCCTTTGCGCTGGTGATCGGCGCCGCGACCATCGGCATCGGTGCATTGCGGCACGGCCGGTTTCTGCCGCTCGCAGTGGGCGGCACCGGCCTCGGCCTGATGGCAGGGGCGGTTGCGGTCGGCCACGGCAATGCCGAAGTTGTGCTGACGGTTTGCGGCGTGATCCTCGTCGCGGGCGCGCATCTCCTTAACATCCGGGGCGCGCACTAA
- the thiS gene encoding sulfur carrier protein ThiS: MIELLSLTVNGEPRRAAPGSIADLVRSLELEPTKVAVERNGEIVPRSTLANVQIADGDVLEIVHFVGGGQSDVIDQDTWPKDTWTVAGRTFTSRLIVGTGKYKDFEQNAAAVEASGAEIVTVAVRRVNVSDPKAPMLTDYIDPKKITYLPNTAGCFSAEDAIRTLRLAREAGGWDLVKLEVLGEARTLYPNMIETIRATEVLAKEGFLPMVYCVDDPIAAKQLEDVGAVAVMPLGAPIGSGLGIQNRVTVRLIVEGAKVPVLVDAGVGTASEAAVAMELGCDGVLMNTAIAEAKDPIRMARAMKLAVQAGRDAYLAGRMQTRKYADPSSPLAGLI; encoded by the coding sequence ATGATTGAACTGCTATCCCTTACCGTCAACGGAGAGCCGCGCCGCGCCGCGCCCGGATCAATTGCCGATCTGGTGCGCAGTCTCGAATTGGAACCCACCAAGGTCGCGGTTGAGCGCAATGGCGAGATCGTGCCCCGTTCGACGCTGGCCAATGTCCAGATTGCCGATGGGGACGTGCTGGAAATCGTGCATTTCGTGGGTGGAGGACAGAGCGACGTGATTGATCAAGACACCTGGCCCAAAGACACCTGGACCGTTGCGGGCCGCACATTCACTTCGCGGCTGATCGTGGGCACCGGCAAGTACAAGGACTTCGAGCAGAACGCCGCTGCGGTCGAAGCTTCCGGCGCAGAAATCGTCACGGTCGCTGTGCGCCGCGTCAATGTGTCGGACCCCAAGGCGCCGATGCTGACCGACTATATCGACCCGAAGAAGATCACCTACCTGCCCAACACCGCAGGGTGCTTTTCCGCCGAAGACGCGATCCGCACGCTGCGCCTGGCGCGCGAGGCTGGCGGCTGGGATCTGGTGAAGCTGGAGGTGCTGGGCGAGGCGCGCACGCTCTATCCCAACATGATCGAAACCATCCGCGCGACCGAAGTGCTCGCCAAGGAAGGCTTCCTGCCGATGGTCTACTGTGTCGACGATCCGATTGCGGCAAAGCAGCTGGAAGACGTGGGCGCGGTGGCGGTGATGCCGCTTGGGGCGCCGATCGGTTCGGGCCTCGGCATCCAGAACCGCGTGACCGTGCGTCTTATCGTCGAAGGCGCCAAAGTGCCGGTACTGGTCGATGCGGGCGTGGGCACGGCCTCGGAAGCGGCGGTCGCCATGGAACTCGGCTGTGACGGCGTGCTGATGAACACCGCCATCGCCGAGGCCAAGGACCCGATCCGCATGGCCCGCGCGATGAAGCTGGCAGTGCAGGCCGGGCGCGACGCCTATCTTGCGGGCCGCATGCAGACCCGCAAGTACGCCGATCCCTCAAGCCCTCTGGCGGGCCTGATCTGA
- a CDS encoding DUF2322 family protein: MKITPGAVFKDNLAQLPKIDAVERIDLTDEAGALAATIENQPGKQGSVAVYHYLKLAFGQLDTDAAQHGLLVFGEHTADARLRPGAHPNVDRLLAIVAGATPLEISVVPAKG; encoded by the coding sequence ATGAAGATTACGCCCGGCGCAGTATTCAAGGACAATCTGGCCCAGTTGCCGAAGATCGACGCGGTGGAACGGATCGACCTGACGGATGAGGCGGGAGCCTTGGCGGCGACCATCGAGAACCAGCCGGGCAAGCAAGGCTCGGTGGCAGTTTACCACTATCTGAAGCTCGCGTTCGGGCAGCTGGACACGGACGCCGCGCAGCATGGATTGCTCGTGTTCGGCGAGCATACCGCCGACGCGCGCCTGCGCCCCGGCGCGCATCCCAACGTCGACCGGTTGCTGGCGATTGTCGCCGGTGCCACTCCGCTGGAGATCTCTGTGGTTCCGGCAAAGGGCTGA
- a CDS encoding aromatic ring-hydroxylating dioxygenase subunit alpha, whose amino-acid sequence MIHVRNAWHVACWSMDLETVKPLALTLAGDPVVLLRTESGKLVALEDRCVHRLAPLSLGRCEGETLRCMYHGFRFAADGACMEIPGQDMIPAAARVRAYPVEERHSWVWVWLGDPALADPALIPQAVGFDDPDYILGRGQLDYKANAQLIHDNLCDFTHLSFVHSASFGANDEWARTRPKITQLPRGIRFERWVRGQGGFRAGGEPVDVWSSYEYHVPGILLMPTASYPAGTADALGDAPPPADMPCTGVTFTSQAVTALTDTTSRYFFSWGPHRDHGDEALRDMLMGVAAMAFAEDKTMIEAQQAVIDRDPSRGPMPATFDKGVVLFQRLVARLAQEEVSAA is encoded by the coding sequence ATGATTCACGTACGCAACGCCTGGCACGTCGCCTGCTGGTCGATGGACCTTGAAACCGTAAAGCCGCTCGCTCTGACCTTGGCGGGTGATCCGGTCGTGCTGCTGCGCACCGAGAGCGGGAAGCTCGTCGCGCTTGAGGATCGCTGCGTGCACCGGCTCGCACCGCTCTCGCTTGGCCGGTGCGAGGGGGAAACCCTGCGCTGCATGTATCACGGCTTTCGCTTCGCCGCGGATGGCGCCTGCATGGAGATTCCGGGGCAGGACATGATTCCTGCCGCAGCAAGGGTGCGGGCCTATCCGGTGGAGGAGCGTCACAGCTGGGTCTGGGTCTGGCTGGGCGATCCGGCGCTGGCGGACCCGGCGCTGATCCCGCAGGCGGTCGGCTTCGACGATCCTGACTACATTCTCGGGCGCGGCCAGCTTGACTACAAGGCGAACGCGCAGCTCATCCATGACAACTTGTGCGATTTCACGCATCTCTCCTTCGTCCATTCCGCCAGCTTTGGCGCGAACGACGAGTGGGCCAGGACGCGTCCGAAAATCACGCAACTGCCACGCGGGATTCGCTTTGAACGATGGGTGCGCGGACAGGGCGGCTTCCGCGCAGGCGGAGAACCGGTCGATGTCTGGTCAAGCTACGAATATCACGTGCCCGGAATCCTGCTGATGCCGACGGCGTCTTATCCTGCCGGTACGGCCGATGCGCTGGGCGATGCTCCGCCCCCTGCAGACATGCCGTGCACCGGGGTGACTTTTACGAGCCAGGCCGTGACCGCGCTGACCGACACGACCAGCCGCTATTTCTTCAGCTGGGGTCCGCACCGCGATCATGGCGACGAAGCGCTGCGCGATATGCTGATGGGCGTCGCCGCAATGGCCTTTGCCGAAGACAAGACCATGATCGAGGCGCAACAAGCCGTGATCGACCGCGATCCATCACGCGGCCCCATGCCCGCGACGTTCGACAAGGGTGTGGTGCTGTTTCAGCGGCTCGTCGCGCGGTTGGCGCAGGAAGAAGTCAGCGCCGCCTGA
- a CDS encoding TetR family transcriptional regulator, which produces MARQRDISIDRESILRAAFALLDDVGLDGITMRALAARLSVQAPALYWHVRDKADLTSMMALDIYARSRAGLSDCRDARAWLERLGKGLAQVLRQHRDSARLLAIASPLARPEEDAAREMAEPLCALGFGASDALEAQAAVLSLTLGWAIYHENAAMAAYLSGMFDLEASYAKGLRMLVDGLVAEAVA; this is translated from the coding sequence ATGGCCCGCCAGCGTGACATATCGATCGACAGGGAATCCATTCTCCGCGCGGCTTTCGCGCTGCTGGACGATGTGGGGCTCGACGGCATCACCATGCGGGCGCTGGCGGCGAGACTTTCGGTGCAGGCCCCCGCGCTGTACTGGCACGTGCGCGACAAGGCGGACCTGACATCGATGATGGCGCTGGACATCTATGCGCGCAGTCGCGCCGGGCTCTCCGATTGCCGCGATGCACGCGCTTGGCTCGAACGGCTCGGCAAGGGCCTGGCGCAAGTGCTGCGCCAGCATCGCGATTCGGCGCGACTGCTGGCCATCGCCAGCCCGCTGGCGCGGCCAGAGGAAGATGCCGCGCGCGAAATGGCCGAACCGCTTTGCGCGCTCGGCTTTGGCGCAAGCGATGCGCTTGAAGCGCAGGCCGCAGTCCTGTCGCTGACGCTCGGCTGGGCGATCTATCACGAGAACGCGGCCATGGCCGCGTATCTCTCGGGCATGTTTGACCTTGAGGCGAGCTATGCCAAGGGCCTGCGCATGCTGGTCGACGGCCTCGTTGCCGAGGCCGTCGCCTGA